In the genome of Scatophagus argus isolate fScaArg1 chromosome 20, fScaArg1.pri, whole genome shotgun sequence, the window GGAAAACAGCACTCACACAAGAATCAGAGGCGTCATTCTTAAAGAAGCCCAGTTTCACTACACTGTAAGAGACCATCACTTTGTTACACAAGATCAAACATATGAACATGGATGTGGTGGTGGAGGTCTTATGAGTCTCAATAGGATGGAAGAAATAACGTTTCAGCGCCAATCTTGCAGCTGACTCTGATTTGATTGTTTTGATGACGCCGTAAGCCCCCCAACAAATCTAAATTTAAGGGAGGAATTCCTCTCAGTTTTGGCCTTCTGTTCACACAAAGTCagtatttttcctctctcagcagAAGTCCATTTTCAATAATGCTCACCAGAGTGGAGGAATTTGGAACTGCAGGTCTCGTGTTGTAGTACAGACTTTTCATGCACGGTCAGCTGCTGTCTGGTACCTCTTCTAAGAGGATAATATCCCTTTGCCTCACAGTACAAGTCAggtcaagtcaactttatttgtatagcccatttttataagcagtttgtctcaaagggcttaacataacatcagcaacatcctctgcccttcgaccctcacatcgactaaggaaaaactcccagaaaaacctttaacaggaaaaaatggaagaaacctcagggtgagcaacagaggagggatccctcacccaggacgggctgacgtgcaatggatgttgtacaggcaggaaagcagttaacaacatgagaaatgacattactaaaaagacaagtaaaacaaaatctcaactgtttagtttcactttttgctaccacctcaatatgattttaacatttcacaagttataagaaaacTATactaatgaaaattataatgaactgctgtaacattcatgtattctttttttatgtgatgttgagaatcactatcctatcagaAGAGTGTTTATGATCTATGTCTCAGTGCTTTACTACACAGTTACTGTTGCTATTAAACTGCATTTATGAGCCAGGAAATAATCATTCTTTCATAGGTAGCAATTTGTttgagaacagaaagagaaaagtgtgtCAGTGAGAGCAACTAAATGAAAGTTCTGTCGCAGCAGAACATAAAGTGATACTAACCAGCTTAGGCCCAGTAGAGTGAATCATGTCTGCTCACATCCACCCAACCCTGAACAAAATATACTTGTTTATTGCTtgctcttcatttctttttctgctcattAAACCAATCTGGTGACAATTATGAATCATATCAGTTACTGATGTCTCACCTGACAGACAGTGGAGAAGTTATTAGATCTTCTGGGGACTCTGGACCGATGGATAAATGAGACTCCTCCTGTTGACCAGCCGTCACGCTTTGGTAATAAGGCCTACAGGACCTGGTACGCCAAACTAGACCAAGttagtatacacacacacacacactcacacgtacacacacaaacagagccatGAGTTTAGAAtaattaacaatttacagtaCCAGTAGGACTGGGTGTTGGTACATTTAAGGTAAAGCCCAAtgacatacatatatatatatatatatatatatatatatatatatacatgtggTTTGACTCACAGCCAATTACTGCAGGCATTCTTGGATTCAATGCAATGTGTGATTGGCCCACTGTCACAGCAGCTTTAGCGCATACAGTCTGGTGTGGTGAAGTCGAGCGTGGTGTATTTGACAGAGCTGGCAGCTCAGTGTGCCGAGCTATCAAATGAAGTACTCCATTGTTATTGGTAGCAGACAGTTCCTGCTGCTGGATTACTGTTGTCGTGCACAGATACAGACCCCTCTGTACCACGGCTATTCTCGGTTTGTCCACACAGCAGGTGGAAAAGACTGAGATGTAACCTAAATGTAGCATCAGCCCTTGTTCTCTGAGCCTTTCCCCTTTAGCAGGTTTTGCTAACGGTATGATAATGTGAATGGCGTGTTTTGTCAAtgctttgttttaaaagtaTCAATATCtcaaaagtgcagaaaatgtCTAAATCGGTTCAATCAGAGTAAATTTCAGTTAATGTTACCTAACAGTGAATAACTAATAAATACccagtttaaaataaatgccTGCCACTGCTTTCGCATTAAAGTGCACTGGATGTGAGACACGCACAGGAGGTGACATACTATCAGCAGTAGTTTTACACATCATTTGCACACCACATGGAGTAAACCGAGCAGACTGTGTCACAGTCACATCTCCTAACGAGGTCAGTATCTGCAACCAATACAATGAGACCATGActgtcacacactctctcacatcCATGTATATGACCACGTGCTCAGATTTGCCTTGCCAGACaggtgattgtgtgtgtgtgtgtgtaggaagcAGAGGCCTTGGTGTCGGCAGTGCTTCCTGCTGACAAAGGTGCTGCAGCTCCAGAGATAGCTGTCTATCTAAAGGAGTCTGTGGGGAACCCCACCAGGATAGACTATGGAACAGGTAACAGTACttaatgtctgtgtttacttactttacttcTCTCCAATACTATAACTCCATACAAACCTCTCAGATCAAAGGTGCTGGTGCCCTAGACTGCAGAGCTTCatctttgtttcctgtcagttgTCCATTATGTGTTATTTAATAAAAGATAATACGTTCCAAACAATGCTTTCTAATAATAACGCCAGTACAAAACAGACAGTAATATATTTTTGGCCACCATGAGGCGCCATGCACTGCAACTCAATTATTCTGTAAAAAGTAGGCTTGATTCAGAGCTTTACAAAAGGTAGACATTTAGACAAAAGGCCAAATACCCTGTTAACATTACGCTGAATAATAAACACGATCGGATCGCTTTCAGTTTTCCTCAGACAGCACAGGACAAAAGCGTGGGTTTGCTCAGTCGTTTAGTCTACAATGGAGGCACGAAAGCAGGTAGAAATGGTGTCAGATTGCCAGTCTGACTAAACCCTCAGTCAGTCTTCGTTTTCCAGGAAAATTTCCTGCCCGGTGGCAGACAGAATTGCTTAGTGAAAGCGAGGTTTATATGGTACCAGTTTAAAGGCCAGTGGTGTCATTATCTGTAGTCATTGCTTTGTCCATTCAGTGTTTGCTTCATAAAGACACTTCAAAGCAAAACCCAATTGGCAGTTTAAGATCAAAAGTAGGAGCTTGATTAATCAAGTATTGTTCCTCAAATACAGAAAGGAGCACTTAATGGTGAATTACAGTAAAGCAAATATAGACTGCGCACTGATTCTGCTCCTGTTTGAATacctttaatgtgtgtgtatgtatctttTCAGGTCACGAAGCTGCTTTTGCTGCgttcctctgctgtctttgtaAGGTTGGAGCTCTCAGGGTGGACGATCAGCTGGCTATTGTTTTTAAGGTTTTTAACAGGTGAGTTGGTACTGCTGTACTCTGCAACATGTTAAGCAGTAGTGTGAAGATAATGTGACTgagttcttttttgtttatttgttacaCACTTGATGTAGCTCAAGGGATGGTAATTTCATTGTCTCTATCAGTCGGGTTCCtccactgaaatatctcaactacTGAATGAATTGCCAAGAGATTTTGTGCAGAAattcatgttccccagaggatgaatgcTTACCCGTGCTTGCGTCTCAGTCTGAATGAAGATAATTTGCAGTGTTGCAAATTAGGGAGCAGGACTGCTTCATGGCAGCtatttacagtatatgtgaCAGAGAAATTGTTTGTCCAGTATTTCATTCACTCCGTCAACAAGACATTATACAtactttatactgtatatataccATTGTAGCCATTGTAAGCCTTCCAGTAACGATCAATAATCTGCcaattatttcagtgtttatcttttaaaatgtcGTCAAATGCACATCATAATTTCCCAGAGTCAAACTAACATGTTCACATGGATTTTGTCCAACCGAGAGCACGAAACCCAACCCTCTTCATTTATCATCACAAGTGCtaaagaaaagcaacaagtgcTTCCATTTCcgaagctggaaccagcaaatgtttgacatttttacttgaaatatgactgaaatgattaatgacTTATCAAAATAGTTTCATTAACTTCATTAACAGCAGTTAGTGTCTTTGTCGATTAATCGGTGAATTGTTGCAACATCCTGTGTGTTTCGTTTTTTTCAGGTATCTCTCAGTTATGCGGAAACTGCAGAGGACCTACAGAATGGAGCCAGCTGGAAGCCAAGGTGTGTGGGGACTGGATGACTTCCAGTTCCTGCCATTCATCTGGGGAAGCTCCCAGTTTATAGGTAAGAACTGCTGCAAACAGGAGTGGCAGGGCTGTCGGTATCTGAAGGGGATGCAGTCGGAGTTGTTGAGGGTGGGCCATGCAGTGAATTGATGTTGGAATTACACTGTCAGAATGGTGAACAAATGTGTGAGTGGCTGCGTGCAAATATTATAACATGTTGGTGAAAGTAAATCTTTTCAGACGAGTAATCCATATGTATGAAAGTTGGCATTGGGGAGTGTGGGTTGATGTGAATCGACCAATATTATTGAACTAACCCTAACTCAGTCCAGGCTGATTCCCACTGACCTTTTACAAACAAACCAAGAGGAGTAAACATGAAGTCATACAGACTGACTGTTAAACTCATTGATTGGATTGGATTGTTTTGATGATGTCACCCTGCATCATCAAAATTACATGGACCCACCGGGGGAAATTAGGTCATGCAGCACATTACTGAGCCTGATGTGTTTGCTTATCTTGTCCGGTGtcacaaatgaacacataaacatacatcagcgtgataagaactacccaatatgacaaaaaaaacatctttgagAACAGTTTATTTGATGTGaattttagtttggcccatgttCCATATGCTAACACGGCTTGGGAAGGGTTTATAACCTACACTGAAGCCAGCCTCCAGGAAACAATCAAAGgtgttttgacttcactttcAGGGAGCTCTGATGTTGTCCGTCTTTATATACGATCAGTAGTATAGACTGAAATAACTCAATGTTAGTATTATAGTAGTACTAGTATTTGTATTGAAATATCTCCGGTCAAATAATACCTGTGTCCAATGAGGAAAATAGCTGTTTGTGTGGTTTGACTCACAGCCAGTTACTGCAAGCGTTCTTGGATTTAATGCAATGCGTGATTGGCCCACTGTCACAGTAAGTTTGATGGGTGTGGGGCCAAGCTCAGTGTACCTCTGGTTTAACTCACTTTCTGGTTAGGGAAAATCACAGAATTCATGTGGTGACcattgcatgaaaaaaaatatagacaAAATGATAGCTCCATAAAGTGGCTCCAGAAGGCTCCAGAACAGGACGTAACAGGAACTTCTGACCGACTAAATactgatcactactgcacagactctggctccacaTAGTGTCATTAGTTCATCCATTGTTATATATGGCAATGGTGGTAACGCACATGTGTTAGCATGGTTACCAAATCACCCTTTCTGATTACAGGCTGTACATTGCAAATCATGAGATGGCAACCCCAACAGTTAGGATCAGCAGATCTGTTTAACAGTAGTTTAGCctcaatttaaatttaaatgataTGTTTGGTCTTTGCTTGCACGTTAAAACATCAGAATTTGATTGACGGCATCCACAGCACCCTAAAAGACTGACGACAAACAGGTGTGGTAGGACCTGTAGAGAGCCCCATAACCTTGGACTACATGGGCACTTGGAATTAATTGAAGGGCTGAAGTATAGGTGGGTATTAGGACATGAAATGCTCTAGAACAATAgtaagataataataatggtgATAATAAGCTTTAATCTCAAATCTAAAGCAAGAAGTGATCTTTCAAATGTATGTGTTTACAAAGCAAAGATTTGTGATTTGTCACAGGAAAAGTATTAGTTACACCAATGCTGGTCCTGCTGTGGCAAGAGCTTGACTACCCAACTCATGTTGTGAGGAGAGTTCAGGGGAAGGTAAATGGTGACACCTGCTGGTGATTGTGTGCACTTACAACTCACTCTCACTTTCAGATCACCCCACACTGGAGCCTCGGCACTTTATCGATGAGAGGGTGGTGAACGAACACCACCAAGACTACATGTTTCTGGACTGCATCAAGTTCATAAATGAGGTGGgattataatcattattattgttgttgttaatcAGTCTCCTCGCCAGGTGAATGGAATGTCAAGTGAAAAgatgttatgtttgtttttttttttgttttttttaagtgatgCAAATCTAgtaaaactgaaacactgaaatacttgatttgcatttatttgctgtttgggatgtcatatttatatttctgcggagcttttgaaataaaattgtGCATATAGATAGAAAATCCACATATTACCAAACAGTTACTTTTCTAAATTAATACTTTGAATTTGCCATTAACTCAGGGGAGGggaattaattttttttccagctatCACTCAGTTTCCAGAGTTTTGGTGTCCCAAACCATGTGGTGATTGTGAACAATCTGTCAGTCCCGCATTACAATGTGGTGAGGTATCCATATGTGGATTACTTGCCCCCAAATGGACATTAAAATCTCACTGTGTGGTTGAATTCTTCAGGGTCTTAAATTacaattatatttaaaattccATTTTGAAACACCTTATCCTCTCTCTGTCGGATGTGCCATGTGTACTTGTGCAGACTTTGTTCTGATTTAGCATTTTGGGTTAAATTGGTGGCCCACAGCTGACTGTGGTTTGTCCAGGAAAAGGAAGACGGGTGGGGGGCAGATGGATTCTGTTGGTTGAGCGCCAGAGCAGGAACCATGcgctttgtttttggtttgtggaggaaaaggaggggagggaagtAAAGGAGGGCGTTGGTGGGGCAGCTAcatccttttcctccttcccGCTCAGAAgcaccaccccctcccctctttttcctcctccctctcctcctgctgctgcttgacCTCTCCCTTCTCCTCACTCTCATGAAaggatgctgctgttgtgtcaAGAAGGGCCTCTGTGGTTCTCCTTCTCTGTTACTTCACGTTTTTTTTTGGTCGCTTTGCTCCgtcttttttcatttgccttattttcttttttgcgtGTCTTTTTGTTGCCTTTAGTgtggtggttttttttttccctttgggCTTTATTActgaaacacatgcaacacctaTGAGAGAAATACAGTCATTAGCGCTGGTGAAAAGGGTGCAGAGTTTGGATTAAGAGCAGTAGATTTTTGAGGACGATCGCTACCCAGGGCACCATTCAACCACTCAAAGAGACCTCTATTTTGTTCACCAGTTCATTCATTAAAAAGTTgttgaagagagaaaataacaagCTCGCTAATGGTCAGTTAGCAAACTCGGTGGCTTGTTAGATAGTTTTGCTCACTAACAGGACTCCATGTTCACACAGGTCATTCAGGAGGATGTAACTGTCTCCAAACCGTCCCTTTTTCTTGGAGCAGTTTATATTTAGGTTAGATAGAAGTAGATGGTGCAACACAGATAATACGACACAATTGCCCCTTCCATCTTGGACTCTCCCGCTCTTCGTCCCCTCAAAGATCGCTGACTGGTCACCAGTGCAAATTTGTGGGTCACCAAACTCTAAATGAAAGAAATTCCCACTGGAAAAAGTTTTGGATTGAAGGCAGTTGGTTAACAAATCTTTTTAGTCCGctataaatatttgttttgcgTACAAGGACGACacaattttcttattttctagTAGGTGTCCATTACAACATGGGAGCAAATTAAAGGTGGTTCCAGTCAACAATGTGAAAGGAGTATTTAACTGTAGTACTGAGAATTAATAGTTAACAAATTAACTTCCAAAATATGTTGAATACACAGTATTTTGCCGAGTATAAAAGCTTGTCCTTAGCAGTGGCCTGGTTTCAATTCCAGTCCAAAGCTCTCTTTTCTTGCCATAACCTTCAGCTGTCCTGTCCCTTAATAAAGGCCCAAAGcccaaaaaacaattaaaacagtattatgtacagtattttcCTTTGGTAAGTGCTATAGAATAAACATGATAACACACTCTTTCCTCTGTCACTCGCCTTATTCAGTCCTGACTGCAGgcatattttttctcttttgtttactGTTGCACAGACAGGCCTGTAAGCATGCAACACTTCATATGTACACCAAAGTACTTTCCTACACACATGTGGATACTTCAAActcatgttctttttttaattcacacagAGGGCtctagtgtgtgtgcgtgcgtgcgtcgTTCTGAACATGAGTCACTTCCTTCCCCACATGCTGCTGTGAATCACTCCTTCCTCCAGGGAATACGGTCTGTCTCCACccccctttcctccctcttccatGCCCTTCCCCCATGTGTTCTCATGCGAGGCCCTGGAAAGTGTCTGGAGCAGtgtgaggaggggaggatgggggGATGGAAAAAGGAGGGGGTTGTTAGATTGATGCCCCAGGGTCTGGGTTTGGGTTCCTCAACCTCTTGGGAGAAAATGGTGAGAAAACGGTCTCCAGTCCTGACttcattcatacatttatgAATTGTTTTGTCGGTCTTACTTGCCACAGTGACTGTTTAGCTGTTGTTCTCCTGTGTGTTCTTACCACGTTGTCTGTCTACAAGCTAACACACTCGTGGAGTCCAGAATTAATAAATGTTATTTCTGTGATGCCGGAACTGCAGTGGGCCTTTTGTTCCTCGtgttcttttcatttaattgatTAGATGAAAACAGACTAATCAGTGTTACAAGACCTCAGTataatcagttttgtttccaCATCTTCATGGGTGATTGAGGAAACTTGAGGAAagtccattatttttttttattttttttagagcATTTTCAGTCACTCTTTCTTCGTGCTCTGTTATGTTTCTTTCAGCTCCCATTTTATGTATGTCATTGTCAGGACAAACCctaaaacaactttttaaaaagcagaaagatTAACCACACGATCACAGCATTAGAACCTATATAACCAGGTCCAGTGTGTGCTTATATGCTTTTAGTTACATTTCCAAACATCAACAGAGGAGGCACTGTTGGGTGCTGCTGAGTCCGGCTTTTAAGCTACAGTCGTCACTGAAGCAAGCCAGCAGCATCAGTAGACTCCATAGGGACTTAAATCACTGCGGTGAATAGACTTTCTTTATTACAAAGTGACATGGGATCTATGATCAGAGTATAGACAGGGCACACAGTATATTTTGTCACAAATTCCATCTCAGACCTATATTTTATGTGTATATCCCCATTTTCTGGCATTGATATCACCTTTCCAAAACATGTCCTTCACCTGTCTTTCAGTATCTACGTGGATTGATTAAAAAGCTTGCAGAAATAAGGAGTTGGTGGTCAGAGTTACTTATGAGCGTAATACTGTTAAAAAAGCCACAGATGAGTGTTCATTCAAAACAAAgttgcagacagaaaaaaaaaccaaataaacaacCAAAACCATGAGCTCAATGACCCTATAAAAGACCATAGAGCTGTAATGTCAAGAGATAAGACTCTGTGGGTTGTCCCTACAAGCGACCACATTCACA includes:
- the ptpa gene encoding serine/threonine-protein phosphatase 2A activator isoform X3, translating into MAETEQHSGSTPEDEAPEVTASNTFMVPKKEISMVPDMGKWKRSQAYADYMGFVLTLNAGVKGKKLTCEYTVSETVEKLLDLLGTLDRWINETPPVDQPSRFGNKAYRTWYAKLDQEAEALVSAVLPADKGAAAPEIAVYLKESVGNPTRIDYGTGHEAAFAAFLCCLCKVGALRVDDQLAIVFKVFNRYLSVMRKLQRTYRMEPAGSQGVWGLDDFQFLPFIWGSSQFIDHPTLEPRHFIDERVVNEHHQDYMFLDCIKFINEMKTGPFAEHSNQLWNISAVPSWSKVNQGLIRMYKAECLEKFPVIQHFKFGSLLSIQPTKP
- the ptpa gene encoding serine/threonine-protein phosphatase 2A activator isoform X1 translates to MAETEQHSGSTPEDEAPEVTASNTFMVPKKEISMVPDMGKWKRSQAYADYMGFVLTLNAGVKGKKLTCEYTVSETVEKLLDLLGTLDRWINETPPVDQPSRFGNKAYRTWYAKLDQEAEALVSAVLPADKGAAAPEIAVYLKESVGNPTRIDYGTGHEAAFAAFLCCLCKVGALRVDDQLAIVFKVFNRYLSVMRKLQRTYRMEPAGSQGVWGLDDFQFLPFIWGSSQFIDHPTLEPRHFIDERVVNEHHQDYMFLDCIKFINEMKTGPFAEHSNQLWNISAVPSWSKVNQGLIRMYKAEVTTVEMDYNHGQILCAKSSPKCLEKFPVIQHFKFGSLLSIQPTKP
- the ptpa gene encoding serine/threonine-protein phosphatase 2A activator isoform X2, whose translation is MLLLNIRSTPEDEAPEVTASNTFMVPKKEISMVPDMGKWKRSQAYADYMGFVLTLNAGVKGKKLTCEYTVSETVEKLLDLLGTLDRWINETPPVDQPSRFGNKAYRTWYAKLDQEAEALVSAVLPADKGAAAPEIAVYLKESVGNPTRIDYGTGHEAAFAAFLCCLCKVGALRVDDQLAIVFKVFNRYLSVMRKLQRTYRMEPAGSQGVWGLDDFQFLPFIWGSSQFIDHPTLEPRHFIDERVVNEHHQDYMFLDCIKFINEMKTGPFAEHSNQLWNISAVPSWSKVNQGLIRMYKAEVTTVEMDYNHGQILCAKSSPKCLEKFPVIQHFKFGSLLSIQPTKP